A genome region from Lucilia cuprina isolate Lc7/37 chromosome 3, ASM2204524v1, whole genome shotgun sequence includes the following:
- the LOC111679753 gene encoding putative metabolite transport protein HI_1104 — MIPILSKLSGFYSSYVLGVLTIGYILGELGHYLIGVTSKQTAMELDYGDISCQQNNSMFLRTEVPTQCADIKNETSCVASEVNGTAYCEWNYNGLGIEYQILAGPTFILIFTIAGVFMGIAADKYNRVKMLTVCTLVFAVAIILQGTVKEYWQLALLRMIMAAGESGCNPLATGIMSDIFPEDKRALVMAIFNWGIYGGYGIAFPVGRYITQANFFGMGWRVCYLGAGVLAILIAALTGTTLKEPERKVIGDNEMRTKDGKKANLWSVLKNPAMIMLMIAASIRHSGGMTFAYNADLYYNTYFPDTDLGWWLFAVTIGIGSVGVVVGGVVSDKIVAKMGIRSRAFVLAISQLIATLPAFGSVYFDPLWAMITLGGSYFFAEMWFGIVFAIVVEIVPLQVRSSTIGVFLFVMNNIGGNLPIFVDPVAKAIGYRGAIMIFYAGMYGISSILFLITCFMLEGKPQASAEEKAENGLEVPARNIQGHDNSVFSNDEPPAYPNGKSNTALPNHLQMYNNNTNSHKPQIQESSRL; from the exons ATGATACCTATTCTATCTAAACTTAGCGGCTTTTATAGTTCCTATGTGTTGGGCGTTTTAACCATAGGCTATATATTGGGCGAGTTGGGTCATTATTTAATTGGTGTTACCTCTAAACAGACGGCCATGGAATTGGATTATGGTGATATATCGTGTCAACAGAATAATTCCATGTTTTTGCGTACCGAAGTGCCCACACAATGTGCagatattaaaaatgaaacaag ttgtgTGGCTTCTGAGGTCAACGGTACAGCCTATTGTGAATGGAATTATAATGGTTTGGGCATAGAGTATCAGATATTGGCGGGTCCTACTTTTATCTTGATTTTCACCATAGCGGGTGTGTTTATGGGTATAGCGGCCGATAAATACAATCGTGTGAAAATGTTGACGGTGTGCACTTTGGTATTTGCGGTGGCTATTATCTTACAGGGTACTGTCAAGGAATATTGGCAATTGGCTTTATTGAGAATGATAATGGCGGCAGG aGAATCGGGTTGCAATCCTTTGGCTACCGGCATTATGTCTGATATTTTCCCCGAGGATAAGCGTGCCTTGGTTATGGCCATTTTCAATTGGGGTATTTATGGTGGTTATGGTATTGCCTTTCCCGTGGGTCGTTATATTACCCAAGCCAATTTCTTTGGCATGGGCTGGCGTGTTTGCTATTTGGGTGCTGGTGTTTTGGCCATTTTAATTGCCGCTCTCACGGGCACTACTCTCAAGGAACCCGAACGCAAAGTTATAGGCGATAATGAGATGCGCACTAAGGACGGCAAAAAAGCCAATCTGTGGTCGGTGTTAAAGAACCCGGCCATGATTATGTTGATGATAGCAGCCTCCATAAGACATTCCGGTGGCATGACTTTTGCCTATAATGCTGATTTGTATTATAACACCTATTTCCCTGACACCGATTTGGGTTGGTGGTTGTTTGCTGTAACCATTGGTATTGGCAGTGTGGGTGTTGTAGTAGGTGGTGTGGTTTCAGATAAGATTGTTGCCAAAATGGGCATACGTTCAAGAGCTTTTGTTTTGGCTATTAGTCAATTGATTGCCACTTTGCCAGCATTTGGCTCGGTATACTTTGACCCTCTGTGGGCTATGATCACCTTGGGCGGTTCGTATTTCTTTGCTGAAATGTGGTTTGGTATTGTTTTTGCCATTGTGGTGGAAATTGTGCCATTGCAAGTACGCTCTTCAACCATtggtgtgtttttgtttgtcaTGAATAACATTGGTGGCAATTTGCCCATTTTTGTGGATCCCGTGGCAAAGGCAATTGGCTATAGAGGTGCTATTATGATTTTCTATGCTGGCATGTATggcataa GTTCGATTCTTTTCCTCATCACCTGTTTCATGTTGGAGGGTAAACCTCAAGCCTCAGCCGAGGAAAAGGCTGAAAATGGTTTGGAAGTTCCTGCTAGAAATATTCAGGGACATGACAACTCTGTCTTCTCAAACGATGAACCTCCTGCCTATCCCAATGGCAAATCCAATACAGCTCTACCCAATCACTTGCAAATGTACAATAACAACACAAATTCCCATAAACCTCAAATACAAGAGAGCAGTAGACTGTAG